The stretch of DNA TGAGTAACATGGCAGAGCAAAAACCCAAAGTAACCCTGATCGGGAGATGTCTTGCAGAAATGGGACTGGAATTCGTCTATGAAGGCGATGCGCAGGAGTGCAAAACCTGCAAACTCCTGAAGGTCTGCCATAACCTCCAGCCAGGGAAGAAGTATCAGGTCGTGGGCATCAGGAAGAACACCGATCAGGGGTGTCCCGTTCACCTGGGCGGCATCTGCGCCGTCGAGGTGATCGAGGCCCCGGTCGTCACCCTCATCCCGGCCGACCGCGCCATTCTCAACTCGCGCATCCATTACGAGTCGCCCTGCACCAGGACCGACTGCCGGAGTTATGCTCTCTGCCATCCGGACGGCATCATCGACGGCGAGAAATATATGGTCGCCAGAGTCCTCGGCAACGCCCCGGAGATCTGCGAGAAGGGCAGGACGCTGAAGCTCGTCGAGCTGCGGCCGGTAGCCTGATCAGACGCGATCGGCCGCAGCCCAGAGCCGGTGCGCCACGGCGAGCACCTGGCCGGTGTGCCTGAAGTCCACGAGCCAGCGGTGGGGGATGGCGACGAGGCCGTAATGGGCCCCGGCAAGGGCCCCGGCAATCGCACCGACCGTATCGGCATCCCCGCCCAGGTTGACAGCCCGGACAAGGGTCTGTTCGAAGGTCTCCGAACCCATGAAGACGGCAAGCGCGCAGTGGGTGGAGAGGACGGCGTCGAGAGAGGGCTCGAGCGGCCAGGCATGGAAGTCGCCGAACCGCTCGATAACCTCGTCACTCTCACAGGAGTCAAGGGCACGGCAGAACGCCTGCATTTTCGAGGTGCCCCGACACATTTCAGAGATCATCCGGTTCACAAATACCGAACACTCCCCTGCGATGCAGTCATAATGGGTAAGGGCCGAGCAGGCGAGGCTGGTCTCGCGCACTGCAGGCGGGGAATAGAAAATACCGATTGGCGGGCCACGCATCACACTTCCATTTGTTCTGCTCCCCTTGTTATGGATATGAGCGATCCTTGCCGCCTCATCAGGCCGCACGCCCTCGCGGATGAGAGAGAAGACCATCCGTGAGGTCGGCCCATAGTATGCGGGCTCCTGTTCAAAGCCGGCAATAAGGCGAGATACGAAGTCTTCCGGGGAAAAGCCCCTGCAATGGACGAGCGATCGGGCGAGCCCCATGGCCTGCAGGGTGTCGTCGGTGTATTCGCCCCTGGAAACAGCGTGGATTCCGCCGCTCTGCATTTTTGTTACCTTTTTTTCCGGCGGGGGCAGCCCTTCGAGGGGCGCACCCAGAGCGTCCCCCACAGCAAGCCCAAGGAGCGTACCGGCAGCCTGAGCGAAGTGCGATATAAAGATCACCAATAAGGTATATCAATCGGGGAAAAAATGTATTTTTTGACGTTAGGTGATTGCGTGCAGAAGGAAGAATTGCTCCACGTGCATATGCTCCTGATGCATATCAGGAAGTATTATGAGACAACTACAGGAGAGGAGGTCTATACCCCCGACTACGATCTTCTCGGTGTCTCCCCGGCCCACATTCATAAAAACAAAGTCTCCCACAAAAAAGCCATTCTTGCACTCGGTGAAGACCTCATCCACCAGCTGCGGACATCCCCACATCTCCAGCAGGTGGAGTACCCCCACAAAGCCACCCATAATGAGGGTATAGTACAAGAACATTAGACAATGGATGACGTCGACCTCTGCCGGGAGATCATCTCCCGGATCTCTTCTGATTCGTGCAGCCCTGCCGATCTTCAGCGGGTCAAGATTGCAGTCTGCCGCGCGTACAGGGTGGCTGCCATCCCGAAAAACTCGGCGATTCTTGCAGCCGCAACTCCGGACGAGGCGCGGGCCCTCAGGAAAA from Methanofollis liminatans DSM 4140 encodes:
- a CDS encoding UPF0179 family protein gives rise to the protein MAEQKPKVTLIGRCLAEMGLEFVYEGDAQECKTCKLLKVCHNLQPGKKYQVVGIRKNTDQGCPVHLGGICAVEVIEAPVVTLIPADRAILNSRIHYESPCTRTDCRSYALCHPDGIIDGEKYMVARVLGNAPEICEKGRTLKLVELRPVA
- a CDS encoding ADP-ribosylglycohydrolase family protein, whose amino-acid sequence is MIFISHFAQAAGTLLGLAVGDALGAPLEGLPPPEKKVTKMQSGGIHAVSRGEYTDDTLQAMGLARSLVHCRGFSPEDFVSRLIAGFEQEPAYYGPTSRMVFSLIREGVRPDEAARIAHIHNKGSRTNGSVMRGPPIGIFYSPPAVRETSLACSALTHYDCIAGECSVFVNRMISEMCRGTSKMQAFCRALDSCESDEVIERFGDFHAWPLEPSLDAVLSTHCALAVFMGSETFEQTLVRAVNLGGDADTVGAIAGALAGAHYGLVAIPHRWLVDFRHTGQVLAVAHRLWAAADRV
- a CDS encoding UPF0058 family protein — encoded protein: MQKEELLHVHMLLMHIRKYYETTTGEEVYTPDYDLLGVSPAHIHKNKVSHKKAILALGEDLIHQLRTSPHLQQVEYPHKATHNEGIVQEH